The following nucleotide sequence is from Pochonia chlamydosporia 170 chromosome 4, whole genome shotgun sequence.
ATTCTCCTTACGAAAGGTCTGTGGCccgatgatgttggcaatggAGAAGCAGATAGCGACGGCGGCGTTGGTTGCAACTTTCTTGGTGTATCCCTGCGTGTTAGCACCCACGAGAGCGTAGATGAGAGCCAACGGGGCGacatcaaagttgatgagGTAGATTCCCGCAAGGGCACCGGCCTGTGAGTGGGAGTAGAACGACATGAGACCTGCACCAAGCAGCGTCGGCACAAGGAGCAGGACGATGGCCAGCCAACGCGGAAAGTTGTACAGGATTGCAAATGTACCCGTGAGCGTGGCGAAGACGGATACAACGCCGGACGGCATGTTGAGGAGGGCAGCGGTTTTCGGCTTATACCCGAATCCGGCAATCAGGGTAGCAGAGAAAGTAGTAATAATACCAGACgggatgacgatgagaaTGGTGTTGAGGCACAGTAGCCACACCTGTATATCTGTTGCCGCTTCGATCAAACCTCGAAACTGAAAGACTTTCTTGCCGTTACCTGACTGATCTCTCGCGAGGGCTTCTTCCACGAGCGTCTTCTCACGATCGCTGAGAAACCTGGCCTTTTGGATACCGTTTGGCAGCCAGAATGTAACTGCCGCTCCAACGACCAGGTTGAACGCCCCGACAGCAACAAACATGATGCGCCAACTTTCAAACGAAGATGTAGTCGAGCCGTGCTGTGCTGCCCATGACACGAGGCCACCGATAGTCTGACCAGCTCCAAGGCCGCAGTACCATATTCCCGTACGAGGAGTAGCCTGGCGCTTCGTGTACCACTGCGACGTGATCATGATGAGGGCCGGGGTTATGACGGCTTCGAACATGCCGAGAAGGGTTCGCACGGCAGTTACCCCTGGGAAATTCTGCGTCGCGGCCGTGCAGCATATTACTATCCCCCAGAGAATGACATTGATCCCGAGCACCTTTGACACTGGAAACTTCTGGATGAGATAACCCTGGGGGAATTCGGCGACGGCGTAACCAATGAAGAAGGCTGTCGCCATCCAGGAGAAGTCGTTGCCGTCGGGAAACTTGAGGCTCTTGGAGATGCCCATGATGTTGGCATAGTTGATGAGGACTTTGTCGAGAAATTGGAGGAAATAGCAGAGAAACATGAGCGGCATAATAGCCCAGTCAACCTTCCGGACAGCCCGGCGAAGTTGTTCGCCAGAGGCATCTTCAAGCTCAGACTGGCTGGAAGCCTCTCGACTTGACTCCTTATCCATGGTCTTGTTTTCCATGACCACAGAAGTTGTTTGTATTCGGGGGAGAGGCGGTGCGGATACACCTAGAGAGGGAGAGCAGGGTGAATATATTTACTCAGGATTGACCAACAGCTGGACCAAGCACCAGCGGTGAGTCTCAAGCCCGAGTTTCCCAAATGACAGAATGATTAGAGGAAACCGATACTATATACTGCATTTGTGTTTGCATTGCTGATTCTTGGAGTGGCCGCTACAAGGGCACAAGGGGGCAGAGTTGTGATAAAAAACAAAATACGGACAGCCTCAATCAACGCCCTGCCAATCTCACAGCCAGGCCGTCGCGTATCGCCAAAAGATACGACGCCGTAATTCAGACTTGGCTGATAACGGCTACCTCACTACTCCGTAAAATTCCAGCGAAACAAGGGCGCCATACCCCAATCTCCAACGTCACCACTATCGCCACCAAAAAAAGCCACTTCCGCTTCATCGCGGTCTCCAGCTACCCCAGATATTCGCACTTCGCCAAACAACCCCCCTTTGCTTCGGAACCTCAAGTCGTGCCAATATTACAAAACTTCCGAAACGCCAGGAATTAGTACGTACATTATACGCTATTAAGAATAGGAGGTCCAAAATAAGGGGGTTCGCATATCTCATACTCTTTTTGATCTCTGGAATCCACTTTGGATCCTGTCATGGTAGTATCAGAGCTTCCCCCGTCGCGTAGATGCAGGGCCCGCGGTTCCCTCTACGATGGTGGCTTGCGCCCTGTATCTATGTTTGTCTACTCCATGAACTGGAAATCACGTTGCTCCAAGAGTACCGGACTGGTTCGGAGCGCGGTTATCATCGTGGAGCCACGGACAAGCCAAGTCTGTATCTCGATAAACTTGAGCATGATAACCCAAGCCCTGATGCAGCACCCTCTCAGCTCTGACCTCATGTCTATCAAACAATCCATTCAGCAGACAATATCAATACCCCGTACCGCCCACTTACACCCCAACAACTCGGCCCGCGCTGTCGCCGTCGGATCGAGAATCCTCAGTTGTCTCACTCGGTACTCAATGCCGCGGGATTAGTGGCACCCGCGGACCACATCAGCCCCAAGTCGGCCGAGAACTCACAGCATACCAAATCTGACAGTTCTCCCAAGCCCGGGCACTACCTGAATGGGTTCGCTGGGTGCCTAAGAGCCTGATCCGATAGACATATAGCTGATTTTAGTCCCCCCAGTTTAGATGAAGTGGCTTTCCCCCTCTTCCAACCCCCAGGATTCACGAAGCTAACATCCCGTAAAAAGGGCTGCGCCTTGATTAACCGCCGTTCGAGGAAGTAGATCGAAGCGACGAAGCGCGTACGCGCACCTGACAAAGGTCCGATCCGAAGGGCTTGAATAGCCTCGTCCAACTTCACCAGGAGTAGTTCTATCGCCGGTGGAGTGCGATGCCACCATCTTTGTGGGGGACAGACTGATTTTCCGCTGCTGGGCGTTCCGCCGCATTTCCTATTCTTTCTCACGACACTATGACCTCACTATAAGAAAGTAAAAGGTCGAAAACAGGACGTTAAGGAAAGTTGTTTCATTATTTTTGTTCGTACCACGCCACTGAGTTGTTGAAACCTTGACCCAGTCAAAATATCTCTTATCCCATTTCCGCCAATCCCTCAAAACAAACTCGCTACAGTCGCTAtacaaacaaacaaagggAAAATCTTTTCAACTGGCACAAAGCCCAAATCGCCTTTTTCACATATCCAAGGAAAAACATCACAAAGGAAAATCCGTCTCCCCACGCAGCAGCCATGCCAAGCTCTGTTGACCCCAAACAAGGTCCCTACGACATTGCCATCGTCGGCTCAGGATTAGGAGGTCTGTCCGCCGCCATTGCTCTCCGACGAGCCGGTCACAACGTCACAATCTATGAGAGATACGACTTTGGCGGCGAAGTCGGCGCATCGCTCTCCTGCGCATCAAACGGGTCGCGATTCCTCCAAGAATGGGAGGTAGATGTCTCCAAGGCTAGGCCCGTCATCCTCAAAGACCTAATTCGACATGACTGGAAGACCGGCGAGATATTCGGCACATACCCCCTCGGTGATTACCGCGAGCGTTTTGGAACAGACTATAACAACTTCCACCGAATTGATCTTCACCAACACTTAAAGCACGTGGCCACCACTGAAGACGGCAAGGGAATCCCCGCACAACTCAAAGTCTGGCACAAGGCCGTGGATCTTGATCCCATCACGGGCAAGATCACGTTTGAGAACGGCACTGTGGCCACACACGACGTTATTGTGTGCGCAGATGGCATTCGCAGTCAAATGCGAGAAAAGCTCGGCGTCGTCCCGCACTTTATGCCATCCGATTCTTGCTGCTACCGTTGCATCATTCACATCGACAAGCTGCGGGAGCTGGGCATCCAGGAGTTTGCTGAAAACAGCGCCATTGAGTTTTGGGGAGGCGACGGGATTGACAAGATCGTCATGAGTGCTTGCTCGGATCACGATGTTGTCAGCTGCTACTGCTTCTATCCCGCAGAGAAGAATGACTTGAAAGAAGACGGGTGGAACATCTCGACGACTGGAGAGAACCTGGCTGCAACGTTTCCCGAACTGGATGAGCGGCTGCTGACGCTGTTCCGGAATGCTGACGACATCAAGATGTGGCGGTTGTACAATCATGATCCCTATCCATACTGGGTTAAGGGGAAGTGTTGTCTCTTGGGCGACGCGGCTCATCCCATGATGCCAGATCAGTCTCAAGGTGCCTGCATGGCCATGGAAGATGCTGGAGCACTGGGAATCGTCTTCTCCCCCATGTATGCCGACCTGGACGTAGCGGAGAAGCTCCGCCTATATGAGCTGGAGCGCAAGCCTCGCGCGACTCGAGTCCAGGAGAGCAGCAAACGAGCCAGAACAGATCTCACAGAGCGCATTGGCTGGAGTAGTGCGAAGGACAGACCCGGCAAGTTGACCATCGAAGAAGTGTGCGGCTATGATATGCACGCCCATGTAGCCGAGCTGGTTAAGCAGGGCCAAGCGGCCTGCTAAGTCTTGGGTTTCATCATTTAAATTCCCCCAGTCTGTTTCTCATATTGTATCCTAAGGCTTTCGTGATAGAATTTCGTAAAGTAGCGTAAATGAATATGATGAAGTGATGCAAGGTTTTCACCGAGTTGTGCATTtaaaacaccaccagcccGTGCATCTCGTAGTATCGAATTCGTGCCCAGTTCACAATGGCACCCGTGCCTTCTGACTGATCTCGCCGTGACCAAACTCGTTCCACCAAATCTCTGGCATTGTAAATGTAGCCAAACCCACAGGTTCGCTCCATGACCAAAAGCCGGTCTTGGATTACTACGCGATGCTCCAGCTTCCAACATGATCCTCCAGCCATGACCAGAGGGAACAGAATACATGACTCGAGAGGGCTGCCGTATCGAATCTTTTGCACGCAGTCGAGAATGCCCTCGACATACTTGCCGACTTTGGGATCAGTCAACTCGTAGCCCTCAACAATCTGGTGTAGTCGCAGGCGAATTGCATACTCAAAGGCAAGAGTGGCGTGTAGTACATCCTCGGTTGTCGGCGTAAGCGTTGAAACCGCTCTTGACATGCCGCCGTACTCGTATGACCAGTTATTGATCCGATGCTCAATCTCGTTGGCATGTCGTCGGAACGCGGCTTCGGAAGCTTGGTCTACTCTGGTGCTTCGGAGCTCGGCTAACGTGTTGACGCGGTCCACCAGATGGAACAGCTCTTTGGGAATGCCGTAGACGGCCgagtcttcttcatcggGTGTGGCGGACCAGCTATCAAGGGCCTGGGCTTCGGCAGCCTCATCTCCCATGAGGGGCGGTCTGCATGTCGACGTAGTGGCGGCAGAGTCTAAGAATCGAGCCAGGCGAAGCAGGAACTTGTAATGGCCGGTCATCATATCGCCTTGTTGTTTCCGCAGTGTGACTAATAAGCGCTTTGCGCCTTTAAGGTGGAGCTTCCAGCCTTCGCTCGTGCCATCAAACAGTTCCGTCATGCAGAGCAGCAAGCTACTCACTAGCGCGATGTCTGCGCTGGTCGTATCAACATGCGGTAGAAGTCCTGCCAGAGCTTGTGTAGCCTTGCTCTTGTGCAAGAGACCGCGGTCGCCCATTGCAGGTTGAAGCTTTCGCCAGTGATTCGCCGACAGCGCCAAGATACAATGTAATACCAGGTCGTTGGATTGAGCCATCGGTAGAAGATAGCCATTATACGGGTTTTCCGTCGAAGATCGGCGGGAGAGTATTGAAGACACGATGGTGGAGTAGTGGTTCAGCAGAGCCTTGTCTTGTGGCGCGCTCAGTTGAGGCATGAGCTGTGGCACATAGATTGAGAGCGACTGCGCGGGAGGCACGGAATCTATCGAGGCTGTTGGGCTGCCGTTGCTGATGGGTGTTACTGAGTCGAGCCAGATGGGAGATGATGCCGACATATCCCAAGACAGTTTTTGCGGGCTCATATCGGGCGTGAGTTCGCCAATGATTCCCGATGTAACAGGCATCGCCGTCGACGATGGCATTGTCATGGTAGTCGTAGCCACGGTCATCATCGGCGTCTGCTCCAAGGGTCTATTAAAATTGGCGTAATTGGAATAGCCCATTTGAGAATTCTGGCTGGTGTGGCTGCGATGACTTTGGCTGTCGTAGCTATCATGTCTCCCACTGCTTGAACTAGACGGGCTCGGGCTGTTTCGAATCGGTATGTctcgcatcatcatctcagACGGTTGATGGCCGGATATTTTAGTTGTCGGCACAGGCGCCGCGATGCCATTATCGCCATTGACGTCTTCCTTGATAACATCCTCTGGGGACCCAGAGCCAGGTTTGGATTTGACGTGTCGCTCCGGTGGCCAGGCGCAATCAAGACATAATCGCCGGCAGTCACCGCAGCGCGGTTTTGTCTCGTCGCACTTCTTCTTGCGGCGCTTGCACATCAGGCAACCAGTTTGTACTCGTCTTATCCTGGCTTTGGGAACGTCGCCGTTTGGAGCCTCTTCCGCGGTGCCAGCGGCATTTCTAGGTCGGCACGGCAGACTGAGTCGCACGCACCGCGCGCAAGGTAAACTGCCATCGCAAGCTTGTTTAATCTGTGCGCAGCGATGGCAGACAGGTCGGCTGTCGGATCCCATATTGATATTTGATGCTTTGGTGGTTCTTCGCAGCACAATTGTGAGAGAGGTGGTTAGAAGTCGTGATGCCGGCGGGCCGCCGGAAGTGCTCTTGTGGGTGGCCAAAAGAGGAATCTCGTCGGCGACGGCTCCGTGAGGTCCAGGGAAGACAAAGGTTTTGAGGGACTTTGTTATTGTTTTTAAGCGACGAAAAGCAAGCAGATCCTGCCTGCAATAATTGAAACGGCACTGAATGAAGCGGGAAAAGAGAGATCTAAGATGCAACCGCTGACCGAGGGAGATatgatggtggtggatgggaatCCAGTTCGGGGGGGGGGGCCAACCGCGTGGCCGATTCGGGTGGAGCGTCGACGACTCTGGAGACTCGGACTGACGATGCGATGGGCAGGACTCGAACTTGACTGGACTAGACATCACAcaagactggactggcatTGGTTTGACTG
It contains:
- a CDS encoding allantoate permease (similar to Metarhizium acridum CQMa 102 XP_007815230.1), with amino-acid sequence MENKTMDKESSREASSQSELEDASGEQLRRAVRKVDWAIMPLMFLCYFLQFLDKVLINYANIMGISKSLKFPDGNDFSWMATAFFIGYAVAEFPQGYLIQKFPVSKVLGINVILWGIVICCTAATQNFPGVTAVRTLLGMFEAVITPALIMITSQWYTKRQATPRTGIWYCGLGAGQTIGGLVSWAAQHGSTTSSFESWRIMFVAVGAFNLVVGAAVTFWLPNGIQKARFLSDREKTLVEEALARDQSGNGKKVFQFRGLIEAATDIQVWLLCLNTILIVIPSGIITTFSATLIAGFGYKPKTAALLNMPSGVVSVFATLTGTFAILYNFPRWLAIVLLLVPTLLGAGLMSFYSHSQAGALAGIYLINFDVAPLALIYALVGANTQGYTKKVATNAAVAICFSIANIIGPQTFRKENAPQYLPAKITVFGVCGGAMLVTVLLRLLYGWRNKRTEAARTAELQAIDRGETDARVEEEELTDRTNPAFRYVY
- a CDS encoding salicylate hydroxylase (similar to Aspergillus niger CBS 513.88 XP_001390112.2); this encodes MPSSVDPKQGPYDIAIVGSGLGGLSAAIALRRAGHNVTIYERYDFGGEVGASLSCASNGSRFLQEWEVDVSKARPVILKDLIRHDWKTGEIFGTYPLGDYRERFGTDYNNFHRIDLHQHLKHVATTEDGKGIPAQLKVWHKAVDLDPITGKITFENGTVATHDVIVCADGIRSQMREKLGVVPHFMPSDSCCYRCIIHIDKLRELGIQEFAENSAIEFWGGDGIDKIVMSACSDHDVVSCYCFYPAEKNDLKEDGWNISTTGENLAATFPELDERLLTLFRNADDIKMWRLYNHDPYPYWVKGKCCLLGDAAHPMMPDQSQGACMAMEDAGALGIVFSPMYADLDVAEKLRLYELERKPRATRVQESSKRARTDLTERIGWSSAKDRPGKLTIEEVCGYDMHAHVAELVKQGQAAC
- a CDS encoding fungal transcriptional regulatory protein (similar to Cordyceps militaris CM01 XP_006665805.1), which encodes MGSDSRPVCHRCAQIKQACDGSLPCARCVRLSLPCRPRNAAGTAEEAPNGDVPKARIRRVQTGCLMCKRRKKKCDETKPRCGDCRRLCLDCAWPPERHVKSKPGSGSPEDVIKEDVNGDNGIAAPVPTTKISGHQPSEMMMRDIPIRNSPSPSSSSSGRHDSYDSQSHRSHTSQNSQMGYSNYANFNRPLEQTPMMTVATTTMTMPSSTAMPVTSGIIGELTPDMSPQKLSWDMSASSPIWLDSVTPISNGSPTASIDSVPPAQSLSIYVPQLMPQLSAPQDKALLNHYSTIVSSILSRRSSTENPYNGYLLPMAQSNDLVLHCILALSANHWRKLQPAMGDRGLLHKSKATQALAGLLPHVDTTSADIALVSSLLLCMTELFDGTSEGWKLHLKGAKRLLVTLRKQQGDMMTGHYKFLLRLARFLDSAATTSTCRPPLMGDEAAEAQALDSWSATPDEEDSAVYGIPKELFHLVDRVNTLAELRSTRVDQASEAAFRRHANEIEHRINNWSYEYGGMSRAVSTLTPTTEDVLHATLAFEYAIRLRLHQIVEGYELTDPKVGKYVEGILDCVQKIRYGSPLESCILFPLVMAGGSCWKLEHRVVIQDRLLVMERTCGFGYIYNARDLVERVWSRRDQSEGTGAIVNWARIRYYEMHGLVVF